The genome window atgaaaattagtaaaaaGGTAAAAGTAGCAAGTGaccaaaaagcaaaagaaagaaggaataGCATATAAGAATTTTGGCATCTCTAGCCTATAGGTAACCCATGCCCTTAAGAAACTATATTGCAAGTATTGATCTTACCCATTTTATCCAATATTACTAGATGTGACATGACTTCATGATATCCAACATTCACTTCCCCAGAACATCCAAATTCATTTCAGGTGGGATAATTTTGTAGCCCTCTCTGAAGTTCTGAACAAAAGCAGACTTACACATGTCAAGTTCCTGATCAGTAGGATTTCAAATTCCAAACCATTTGGCAGTTGTTTGGATAAAGTTAAATGCTCGAAAGTAAAACTAGTGCATAAAAAAGCCACGGAATTTTGATTCCATTTCTGAAAGGGATTGATTTTGTATTCTGCTAGTGTTGTTTTAAGTACAGGTGGCTGGAAGAATCCCTGTAGTCTTTACACTGAAGTGGTTGGGAACTCAGGAGCCTTCATTTTCACCCCTTATTACATCAACAAAACAGTTCTTCATAAATGATATATGGGTCCTTCCTTCCTTCAAGGTGAAGTTAAATCCCAAACTTATTTGTTTGATTCTTACATTCCATATACCAATCAATGAAAGTGAGAGAGACATGTTAGCACTTGTAGCACCTAAGCTTAAAAGCTCTCTTTTTTCAGGACAGGCGATAGTCTACATGGGAGGAGGATTTCTCACATACACACAACTTAAAGCTCATTTTTTGTTAAGAGAGTTTCATTGGTGGTTTAATTAGTATCAATACTGGATCCTCTTTACCCTGAATAAGCAGTGTATCAATCCTGGATCCTCTTTGCCCTGAATATGCATGCATGAGGACACAAAGCTTCTTCATCTTGCCATGATGTaaagttttaagaaattgataaaTTTAGATGTCAATATCATTTATCCGTAGAAAAATTTGTCTCGTATTGAGGCATTTTATCGAACACATTGCCTCCAAAgcattaatgaaagaaaattatatttgattGACCCCTTTTGGCCCTTAATTGATGCCCAAATGACCTAGTATTCATGAGTAGAGATCCACGTGAAGATTATTTTTATGCTCATCGTTTGTTACATAGAGTCATCAAATCTGTTCATCAATTAATTAGCAGTACACATGTTAAAGTTCAGAGTGTACTTATAGTTCGAAGGAAACACTGTCACATTAATTTGGTGAACAAAATTCACAACTTTAGACAAAAATCCTTCTAACATGAAAGTTGAAGGAAATAAACACAAACTTCAAATTGAGTATTTACATACTGCGCATGTCATCATCAAGAAAACACTTTGCTAATTAATAGACATTCAGCCCTATACCAACCTAGACTTTGCTAATTACATGATAACGCATATAGACTTTTTACCCGAGCTGGCCTCTGATTTGGCCACCCTCTTTGTAGCATTACTGACCTGCGGAAGTgctggtggttgtggtggcaATGATTGCGTTTGTGATTGTAATTGTAGTGGCTGAGATTGCTGTGGAACTGACGACGATGTTGATGGTAATTGCAAAGGTGGCGGCGGTGGCAGCAGCGGCGGCGACAATGGCATCATTATGAGACGACTTGGATCATAATAATCAAACCCTCCAAATGGTGGACAGGGATAATAAGGTGGCACCGCATAAGGGTTATATCCATGTCCATATCCATATCCATGTTCATGTCCATATCCATATCCATATCCATGTTCATGTCCATATCCATCTTGTCCAAAACAATCGTAGCCTTCCTTGACCTCACCATCAAACGTAAGACTTTTTAGCTCTGCATGTTTCCCTGACCCATCAAGCACCATTAGAAGTGTACTTGGATTTACTTTCCCTGAAACTTTCACTGTTCCTTGCTCTGCATCTATGTCAATTTTATAGACAcctaaatttcaaataaataaataaataagtaacaaatccataataaaaataaaaatatgcaGTAGCAAAACCATTTGTTttctagaaaaagaaaaagagagagagagagagagagagagagacgaaaaagggaaaataccATAGATGTTCTGCAAGACATCATAGATCTTTGTCTTGCATGCTTTACATTTGATGTTCACTTTCAGAACACAAGTCTGCaaaagaatgaaataaaatatatatcaaataCCAAGAGATATAccaagaataaaatttataaccaccactataattaaaaataaataaaaacagccAGTGGGTATAGCTAAATTGATTGAGTTCTGCCAATCCATTCATGTGGGTAGAGGTTTGAAATCAGATACctaatgaatatttgtgtaaacccTCAACCCCATCACTTGTACTCACCgtatcaaataaataaaatcaaagtATTGTAAGGATTCTAGTCTAACCATTTGTGCAATGGAAGAATCCATGAGAGCAAATTCTGATAAAATTTCTGCAATGGGTTCTCGCAGCTTTGCTTGAAAGGTTCATATAGACCCTTGACTTTTTTCTGGTCatcatttataaattaattttcgtTGAGATAATTACTAgtatttgtatattttgtaGTTGTATTTTGGCTGTCACATTCGCAATTAATTCCTAAAATCTCTCTTCTCGATATTCCTTGTAATTTTGATTGGGACGAAATATTATGTCCAGTTGTGAAATTACTGTTTCCATAAACCTTGCAGAAGAGGAAAAGGGCACGTAATGGTGGACGAATTCCCAAATATAAGTTAcattaattttacatttcaaCTTTTGATTCAGAAATATAAGTGTGAATATATAGGACAGTTGTCTTTGTAAATTCGTCACAAATTCCAGCTATGCTCACTTTCATCATGCTTATAAGAGAATCTCTCTTTATCTAGGCATTTATGAAAGCAAGACAAaagtcaaattaattaaaaagaagataaatatcgaggaaataccaaaaaaagtaatttcacttctgtttttttcctGGAAAAAGGTATTGTAATTTCTTGATGGgttcttaatttttaatttttaattttttatatatcgcAATGTTGCATGAACTTATACccgaatttcaatttggtctCAAAGTGAGTTGCAGAGTATGGCCATGGTTGATTGGAGGGTTAGGAGAGGGGAGAGGAGGAGATGAGTTTTCAAACTGATGGTTTTAACTCTCAAATAGAGAATGTGATGGAAAAACTCAAATGTCACAACTGAGAGAGTTTGATGACCAAATTgactccaaaacaaaaatcaaggACTAAATTGAACCTTTTCTTAATATATGAGTTAGGAATGGTGGGCCCAAGTGCACGGTACAACCCACCTCTGTAAAGGAAAATTTGATTGTTTGGGCAGAAGCGATTTAgccttcttcaatttttttggaataaaatTTTCGTGAATTAATTATCACTTTGACcgttgaatttaaatttgggcccttgaatttttttttaaaagttaacTCAAGTTTAATAAGTAATATCTAATAAGACTCACGGCCCTCAGATTTCATCACATTAAAGACAAGGCGTCACAATTCTGGAGGATCAACATTCAACATGACAATTTAGTATCTGGATGTCCCCCATTTTTGCGCCACACCGAGTAAGAGAAAGAAGGGgggaaaataaggaaaaacaGAGATTCGGGTGCGATTAACTGACATTTAATCAAATTCTCTCCCCTATACAATGGTTTTGCAATGAAAATGTGGATTATGCTTTGCAGAAATcctataatttttgtttctcctATAGGGTAACAAGTACAGATGTAGAAGATGTTAGATGTAGACTCCACCTTGAATTTTAGACGGTATGTACACCGCCGACAAAAAGTTAAGTTCATGCACAGACAACGCTTCTAACTCAAATTTCACTCCTCTTTCCAGCATCAATTGTAGTTCCAATctaaaagaataaaactaCTTCATGTTACTTAATCCAGTCATATGATGGATGAAATAAGAAAGCTAACAGAGTCTTACCTCCACTCTGGCACTTCTCTTTGTAAGTAGCATCTACGTAACATGGCTTCCGTTTTCCTCTTGTCTGGCATGGTTACAAGGAACCTTATTTAATGTTACTAAAAGAAATAGTAATGCCAATGTAAATAAAGCACCATATCTCTCACCTTGTGCTGTCAAGGGAAGGAGACACTGTTGTGGAAGTTGGTACTTCTCCGAGTCCAAAAGGAAGCCTCCAAGCCAGAGTATCTCAGGGACCCGTAGAAATTTAGCATCATAGGCCAGTTGCTTACATCACAAAAGAGTGGGTTAAAATTGGATTGTAACTTTATTTACATTCCACTATATGAGCAGTCTACAAAAGAATTGACTTATTCAGCAGTTCTCAATCCTCAATATTTGCAATCTTCCTAGGTAGTTCACATGTTATTTAAGTTTGTAAACTACAGATAACAAGTTCATAGAGTGATCTGGAAGCCTAACCATAGAACCAAACCGATATGTGGACAGGATGTCAAAACCATACGGATCACAGTCTACCAAGCAATAGGTAGGGAGATGCAAAGTATCAACAAGAAGCCCCAAAAACCTGGCAGACATAAATGAAAAGTATGTAAATTATATAgacaaaagggaaaagaaagtGCAAACAGATAAGGCAAGGCACTCTGTAACCTTCTTGTGGAAATATCAGGATATCCACGTCCCtgtgaacaaaacaaaaatagcaCACCAACAAAAAAGTTTAATAAAAGCTGTTTCAAGGATCAATGAGAGTTATTTGGCCCAAAACAAGGGTGTATGCTTACAGTGATAACGATGCAGTGGTTTGTGTTGCAAAACTGGTCATTTGCCAATCGTTGAAAAACTATACAGAATATGAATAATGGTTTGTTCATAAAAACacacatcaaaatcaaatgataTCCAGCTAAAGCACCAGGGTTGCTAACAAAAAGAGTAATTACCTGATTCTTTCTCCACAACAAGTATGTATTTCGCTACACTAACAATATCTGCAGGTTAGAATTAATTATTTGAGCAtgtttttcaacttcaaatgACACTTAGGGTTGATTATGTAATTACGAATGAACTTGTAAAGTTTACATTATCGAATTTGAATATCCATTGATTTTAAACATggaaattttaatattttaattattctcTCTTAGTTAATCATCTGAATACCTTTGACCTCTTCAACATGAATGGGAACAGGAAAGGCCTGTATGTGAACCAGATGCAGATGTTTAAGTTCAGACACAATAAAAATACGATTATGCAGAAGATGTCATCAAAtcattgtttttaaaattttaaaaaaaaacatgttgcaTTCTTACAGTGTTTGGCCTATTTATGCAATCAAACATGTTTCCAGCTTCTGAGAACCTTAACCAGCCCATTACCAACCTATAACGAGATAAAAACATTAATTATCAGTATGAGTTGACAATACTTAAACCATGATCATAGTGATATCAACTCAACGAACAAGTACCACAACCTTTGAACAATTTTACCAACATTCTAAGGAAAGTTGAACCATACTGAACTAACAGGTGCAACCCCCAAGATTAACAATGTATTCAACAGACCAAGAATACACAAATGTAAATGTAAATAATGATTGGCATAAgtcatttttatgaaaaatcaagCAGCAATGTACGCCTTGTCTTCGAAAATCAAGCGAAATTTTTTCATGCGTACCCTTTTCCTACAGACACCTGCCAAAAGGAGGCAACATGAAGTAAATACCCCAAATGCTGTATGCTGCCttataaaattattagaaGCTCATGTGGCAATTTCAAGAGTCTAAAAAATACTACTACTATTACTAATCATACATAACACGTTGGAGCGCAttactatatataaatagcTATAAATTTGATAAGGCCGATATAAGAGTACCCACCACGTTCAGATTGTGGCGACTACACTGCATAAGGATGCATATGTCATTGATTGCACGGTCTACAATTGACTGATCTGCATTGTAAATTAAGCAGAGAATATTACTAATGACTTGGAGAGAAGAGACCATGGACATAATGCATCAAGAATTTCCAATTAGAAAATATCACATCTAAACAAATATACCATGTTCTCATATTATCTTACCACAAATCAGTAGGCCTCAATTTCTATGCCCATGATAATTTGAAAGATACAATGCATTTTTACCAAGGGTTAATTAATATACAAAGAAGAATAACATTTATCATAATCCAAGTTCAAGGTCTTATAACAAACTATATCTTACAGCCCATATACTAAGGATTTATTCTTTGACAttggaaatgaaaaataacGCAGATTCACCTGAAAATACAGAAGGGTGCATGTAATAGATATCTCTCTTAGACCCATGTCTGTTTTCTTGCAGAAGTTGCTGAACAATTACTAGAACCCTAAGCAAAACATCTGAAACAGATTCGGGGAACCGGGTAATCAGTAATTCGTACATTACATAAATCTCTTGTACATTTATGATAGAGTTCAATTATCTGTTATGTCCTTAGGCTGCCAATCAAAAATGGAAGATGAACACTTATTTAAGCTCATTCTGAAAAAGTAGTCTGTGTattgttaaaaacaaaaaacaaaatctaagCTGCACTACATGAAACGTTAAATACCATACCAAGCGCAACATAACCTACCCAATCTACGCAAATGGCTTTCCCTCCGAAGTGTGAGAGTCTCCTTCAAAATTGGCAAATCAGAGCTACAATAGCTGCCCATAACAATGTACCAGTTTGGATAACTAATTAGTAATTACTACCCAATCTACgaaattattaataattttccCGGAATATCGCacccaaagaaaaatagaatacTGAACATATTAAGAACTCTGCGGTgcttgtttggttgctgagaaaaacCAACGAAAATCTGAAGGATCAACTAAAATCGAGAAAGTAAGCTTAGCATTTAACCAATTCGAATCGGGCTTCGTGCAGTAATTTCTGAAGCGATCGATGAGAATCTCCGGAGACCGTCCATTGCTGAGATCTTCAACTATAGCTCGAGTTAATTCTGCgctccaaaaaaatttaacaaaaaaagaaatgagaaaCTATAAATTAGCGTCtacttgaagaaattgatttCGAATTGGTTTACAATATATAAATTGACGAGGACCTCTGATTTTTCTTAGCAAATCGCAAGGCCGAGGCTGTGAGCTCCATCTTGAGTGCTTTCCCTCCATAATTCTTGCGTTAATGGAGATTCTTTTAAAATGATTTCTGGGTATTTATAAGCTTGCTTGTGGGCCGGGTCAGTTTAGATCCGCTTGGTAAGGAATAGAACTAATAGAACTCAAGTGTTTGTCAAATTTGGGCCTTTTAAACTTGGTTCTGGTGTAAAAACTAATGATATGTTTACTTTCAAGTAATCGGGGATTTTAAGAATGAGGGAATAATGAATTTGTAATGGATATCCGAATCATTCCAATTACTTATTCTATGGTAAATTTCATAATCAAATACTTTCCAAACTAGAAATCATATCAACTAGAGAGAGTAGTTGatccaattccaattccttATTCTCAAGTTCTTCAATTGCCCGATTCATGACTTCCCAAAGTAAACATGCCTTAAATCAGTAGCAATTGTAAACAGGGAAAATATGAGCTAATTGAACAAATGCTAAAGGTAGCAATTGgattcaataaagaaaatgtgaCCGACCAACCTTTATCGACCCATAAGATTAAAGCTCACGTCTTTTATTCAACAGAGTCATTTACTCTTCTTGATGGAAGTCCATTGTGAAATTCTAAATAGAGAATAGATGACTTTGTTGAGCAAAttatgagagttttattttgtgtcTAAAGTAAATGAGATATATTTTGATGAaaagtccttttttttttttttttaaaaaaaaatgaaaagctTGTTACATAATGACCAACGACAAACTTTAACGAatattttgatgaaatgcAATCACCGAGACGAAATTGATATGTGGAGTCAAAAAATTAACCATCATATTGATGGATTTAAATTCAAGGAGCATTtctgatataaaaaaaattcttaacaAAAAGCGTGCGTTGGTGTATTAATGCCGGTGCCTCGTCCACATGTTGTGGCCCATTGTCCTACACGTCGCACACGGATCAAACACAGTTGAGAGGCTTGGACTTCCAGACTGAGATCTTCCAGACGTGTGAAGAATTGAAAAGCAGAATTTGAACATGCAGCTTATTCTGGTCTGGTGGCTGGTGAGTTTTCTCTCTTAACTAACTTTGATACTTGAAACAGGGTTAGTTATTTCAGTTGGTCTGAGAGCAGCAACAACCACCCTCACTCAGCTTAAGGTTTTCATTTCGAACTGGTGTGCCATCTTTCGCAACCCGCCTAAACTGTCTAGCTTTGCAAGTCTTCTAATTTGCTGAAATCTGAATCGTGAATCGTCCTAATTAATGGCTGTGGATGATGTAAGGGAACCTTTGATTTCAGCACTAGGAGATCCTTCacctcaaacaaatcaaaagaaaCCTATGAAGAGTAGAGAACATATCGCCGTTGCAAAAGTGCTCCTCTTGCAGAATATGTACCCTTAAAGACAACGGACACTGGCTCAGTTCCAGTTACTGAATCCATTCGTCAAAATTTACGCCCGAATTTTCAGAAAGTAGCTCTATTCTTGGCTGTCTACTTAGGCATAGGAACTATCTGCTTCTACCTCGTCAGGAACCAGATCAAGGGAGAGAAGACAAATGGAGTTCTTGATGCTGTTTATTTCTGTGTTGTGACAATAACCACTGTTGGTTATGGAGACCTAGTGCCAAACAGCATTCTTTCGAAACTACTGGCTTGTGCTTTTGTCTTCACAGGAATGGCTCTTGTTGTGTTGATCTTGAGCAAAGCAGTCGACTACTTGGTAGCAAAGCAGGAAATATTTCTTGATAAAGCCTTACATATGCATCAAAGAGTTTGTTGTATTGAAGTTCTTAAAGATGTTGAGACTAACAGTTTGAGGTACAAATGCATTGTGGCCTTTATCCTTCTTTTGGTAATCATAATTGCTGGCACAATCTTCCTAGCTACTGTTGAGAAATTGGACCTTGTGGATGCATTTTATTGCGTTTGTTCTACCATCACAACCCTGGGGTATGGAGATAAGAGCTTTTCAACTCAAGCAGGGCGTGTTTTTGCAATATTCTGGATATTGACAAGCACCATTTGTTTAGCTCAGTTTCTCCTCTACGTTGCTGAGCTAAACGCCCAGAACAGGCAAAGGGCATTGGTCAAGTGGGTTCTTTCTCGTAGGATGACAAATGTAGATTTGGAGGCAGCTGATCTTGATGGTGATGGGGTTGTTGTTGGGTATGtggattgtgtttttttcttctgtttcaaaattatttccaTATCATGGGCTTATTTCTGAATTCTAATTTGCTGATGGTTTCATAACAAACTTTCCATTCTCTTTCTTgtcctttctttttcatagGGCTGctgaatttatcatatataTGCTCAAAGAGATGGGGAAGATTAGCCAAGAAGATATTAGACTTGTGATGGAGGAATTCGATGATCTCGACGTTGATAAGTCAGGGACCTTGTCGACGTCAGATATAATGCTTGCTCAACCACCTCAAACAGAAAAGTGACTCTGGGATTATGCTGTGGTTTCACGTTTACCTGGAAATGCTGAGTATTCTCAAAAGTTTCCTGTTAGTTTGTGTTATGTATGTTTGCTTACCCTTTCTGTGATATAAATCTTTATACATAAGGCCATATCAGAAACACTCCCAATATATCTCTTTCCTATAAACACTTTGGTTAAAATGGTTAGACTGCCTCAAAGCATTTTAGTGATCATTGTTCATTTTGGTACGGGATTGATACCATGTGTGAAATCAACTTGCACAGTGACAATTGCTAGCATTGAAATTTTGCATTTCCATGACCACGAAAGGCTTTACTTGTCGGCGACATCTAGTCGACACACAAATTTTTGTTCCTTCATCAGATCGCAAAATAGGACTACTTCTAGCCACCTAAAGAAAGTGAttcatcctccaaagtttcaataaatttttttaagtttttcttataatttccgtggtttttattcaatttttatcgatatcaataatatcccgatatttccatcgaaatttctGTACTTTGGgatattattaatattgataaaaattgaataaaaaccacgaaaattataagaaaaacttgaaaaaatttcttgaaactttggaAGGATGAGGCTGGGTTTTATGTGTTGTGTTGGGCAAATGGTGTGAGGGTGGATACGAAGGATGAGGCTgccaaaagaaagagagagagagagagagagagagagagagagagagagagagaggacgaACTGATGGGGGAGGAGGAAAGGTTGCCAAATTCTGACAAAATGaggcaggagagagagaaaggagatctaggttttttttttaaatatctgtataaaaaatttaatttttttatatttcttaatatttaattacacCTAAGCTAAAATAGTGGACCCTATGTTCGCCACGTCATCACTTAACAGAAGACCAAACGGTCAAACTGACAGAACATGTAAATTGGTCGAATTTTAAAACGTTAGGGCgtaaattcacaaaattaaaaccccGTGGCCCATTTCAAGAATGACCCCAAACCTTGAGGTGGTAAAATATTGTTAGCcccccttattttttttatagtcaATTTCCCCCCTACCATTAGATTCACTTACATTTCATTCAATTAATGTTAAGAATGGTCACAAGGCATGTAAcacttaaataattataaaaataaaaataaaaaagttataaaacaatatagaaaaatataacaaaacaaaaacatttccCAGCCCCATCTTGCTCCCGCCAATCCCTAGCTTCCCCCACCATCATCCCCTATCCACCCCACCAACTCCAGCACCCTTCTTTGCCCAAAAAACCACCTTAACCTCTTGAATTCCTTATTCCACCCAACACCCAAGCCGTGTAATATCTGCGTCATACTACTCCACCAGCAACCCCCACTCGATCTTCCCatgcaaagagagagagaaagagagagagagagagagagagagagagagagagagagacacacacacacacccctATAAACAGAGATGTTGTGCTTGTGGGTTGTGGAATGCTTGTATTTTTCTGAATCTTTGTTGTGATTTATGGTTGGATATGCTTTGTATTGAGTTTAATTACAAGTTGGGGTTAGATTTTGGTGGTGGAGGTAACAATGAGGAAGACGTGGCTGGTTAGTTGGTCTCAGGTTGGGGTGTTGAGAAGTTCTGGGAGGGAGGGAGCAACGAGGAGGGTGGGTGCAGGAAAGGGGAGATGAGGGGAAGGGCAAGGGCTTAAAGGGATGGAGATGGCTGAGAAGTGGGGGTAACAGTAGTGGGAAAAATGACCGAATTGCCCTTATATAGCCTCACATGCTTGGcacattatattttttaacgACAAATTGGATGGAATGTGAGGAAAATTAATGACATGGGGAAAATTtgctaaaaataataattgaggtccttaattttctaaaaaaataaaaggataagGGATAAATCAAAAGTTATGTACAAATTCAGAGGACAAATCAACATTTTACCCTatatagtaattaaataaaaaagattaaacacaccataatcaattatttataatgatttactacaatattttacacttaaTACCTTGCATAATAAGATACATGAGTTATTtggtaccacatagagttcctataaggctcaaatttgagttatttacactaactcCTACTGAAGTTTTCagctttttcacaaaattcctTAAGGTTTTAGAAATTATAAGAACACCCCCtgatgttttaaattgttttcacaaaactccttttctttgatttttcatccaaagattgatgattttatacaccaaaaaaaaaaaaaaaaatctccaaatGACAAATTGGCCTTTGAGGttagattgcatatacttcattgaggttaattttgtcatttgcataagTTTGTTTCCAATTAAATCAAcaatttttggacaaacaatcaataaaaaggggtttgtgaaaacaaactgaaaccTCAAGGGATGTTCGTGTAATTTTTGAGACCTGAtggggttttgtgaaaacacaagaaaccTCATGGGGTGTTACTGTAAATatctcttcaaattttttattatttttattatctctatattattaatattgtcGATATTGTAGCGATATTTTGGcca of Prunus dulcis chromosome 4, ALMONDv2, whole genome shotgun sequence contains these proteins:
- the LOC117624577 gene encoding meiotic recombination protein SPO11-1, whose amino-acid sequence is MEGKHSRWSSQPRPCDLLRKIRELTRAIVEDLSNGRSPEILIDRFRNYCTKPDSNCYCSSDLPILKETLTLRRESHLRRLDVLLRVLVIVQQLLQENRHGSKRDIYYMHPSVFSDQSIVDRAINDICILMQCSRHNLNVVSVGKGLVMGWLRFSEAGNMFDCINRPNTAFPVPIHVEEVKDIVSVAKYILVVEKESVFQRLANDQFCNTNHCIVITGRGYPDISTRRFLGLLVDTLHLPTYCLVDCDPYGFDILSTYRFGSMQLAYDAKFLRVPEILWLGGFLLDSEKYQLPQQCLLPLTAQDKRKTEAMLRRCYLQREVPEWRLELQLMLERGVKFELEALSVHELNFLSAVYIPSKIQGGVYI